One genomic segment of Camelus ferus isolate YT-003-E chromosome 19, BCGSAC_Cfer_1.0, whole genome shotgun sequence includes these proteins:
- the C19H20orf141 gene encoding uncharacterized protein C20orf141 homolog, whose protein sequence is MTQLRFPRPQVLAYPIPASPRGLGAGEGSGSPVGLCVYPWGPSPAQLVDRVLGLGALGLTIQAVFSTTGLASLLLLLLVSFLAFDLLHRPASPSRPQHTHLIRGQSQGAGEGPGQQEALLLPTAAITGRLSLQAALLLLLLGLGLLLGARGIPLALLALAFCLHPRT, encoded by the exons ATGACCCAGCTCCGTTTTCCCAGGCCCCAAGTCCTTGCCTATCCTATCCCAGCTTCTCCCAGGGGcctgggtgctggggaaggaTCAGGTAGCCCAGTGGGTCTATGCGTGTACCCCTGGGGCCCTAGCCCAGCGCAGCTCGTGGACAGGGTCCTAGGGCTGGGGGCACTGGGGTTAACAATTCAAGCAGTCTTTTCCACAACTGGCCTGGcctcgctgctgctgctgctcctggtcAGCTTCCTGGCCTTCGACCTGCTCCACCG GCCTGCCAGTCCCTCCCGGCCACAGCACACACATCTCATAAGGGGCCAGAGTCAGGGAGCTGGTGAGGGTCCGGGACAGCAGGAGGCTCTACTCCTGCCCACGGCGGCCATCACAGGACGACTCAGCCTCCAGGcggctctgctgctgctgctcctgggccTGGGGCTACTTCTTGGAGCCAGAGGCATACCCTTGGCCCTGCTTGCCCTGGCTTTCTGCCTCCACCCTCGGACCTGA
- the CPXM1 gene encoding probable carboxypeptidase X1 isoform X2 produces the protein MWGLLLALAAFAPAVGLSLGAPSASVLGLAPAATTEAPVSTPAPRSSPAQPPAGKENGTSEQHIRIRVIRKKKVIVKKRKKLIRPIPPVTAMPSTTARPSTTARPSTTARPSTTTSPVGALDIPEKQEPGCPPLGLESLRVSDNQLDASSSQSFGLGPHRGRLNIQSGLEDGDLFDGAWCAEEQDVEPWLQVDARHPTRFSGIITQGRNSIWRYDWVTSYKVQFSNDSRTWWGSKNRSTGMDAVFPANSDPETPVLNLLPEPQVARFIRLLPQTWLQGGASCLRAEILACPVSDPNSLFPEVPMLGSSDPLDFRHHDYKAMRKLMKQVNEQCPNITRVYSIGKSHQGLKLYVMEMSDQPGEHELGEPEVRYVAGMHGNEALGRELLLLLMQFLCREFLRGDPRVTRLLTETRIHLLPSMNPDGYETAFRRGSEMVGWAEGRWNHQGIDLNHNFADLNTPLWEAEDDGLVPDTVPNHHLPLPTYYTLPNATVAPETRAVIRWMQRIPFVLSANLHGGELVVSYPFDMTRTPWAARELTPTPDEAVFRWLSTVYAGTNRVMQDPDRRPCHNQDFSLYGNVINGADWHTVPGSMNDFSYLHTNCFEVTVELSCDKFPHENELPQEWENNKDALLTYLEQVRMGIAGVVRDKDTELGIADAVIAVDGINHDVTTAWGGDYWRLLTPGDYMVTASAEGYHTVTRSCRVTFEEGPVPCNFRLTKTPKQRLRELLAAGAKVPPDLRRRLERLRGQKN, from the exons ATGTGGGGTCTCCTGCTCGCCTTGGCCGCCTTCGCGCCTGCCGTCGGTTTAAGTCTGGGGGCACCCAGCGCCTCCGTGCTGGGCCTGGCGCCGGCCGCGACCACCGAGGCCCCGGTCTCGACCCCGGCCCCGCGTAGCAGCCCGGCACAGCCGCCCGCGGGGAAAGAGAACG GGACCTCAGAACAGCATATCCGGATTCGAGTCATCAGGAAGAAAAAGGTCATTGTGAAGAAGCGAAAGAAGCTAATTCGCCCCATACCCCCAGTGACTGCCATGCCTTCAACGACTGCCAGGCCTTCAACGACTGCCAGGCCTTCAACGACTGCCAGGCCTTCAACAACCACCAGCCCTGTAGGGGCCCTTGACATCCCTGAGAAGCAAGAACCAG gtTGTCCCCCTTTGGGCCTGGAGTCCCTGCGAGTTTCAGATAACCAGCTCGATGCATCTAGCAGCCAGTCCTTTGGTCTTGGACCACACCGAGGACGGCTCAACATCCAG TCAGGCCTGGAGGATGGTGATCTTTTTGATGGAGCGTGGTGTGCCGAGGAGCAGGACGTTGAGCCGTGGCTTCAGGTGGACGCCAGGCACCCCACCCGCTTCTCGGGCATTATCACCCAGGGCAGAAACTCCATCTGGAG GTATGACTGGGTCACATCTTACAAGGTCCAGTTCAGCAATGACAGTCGGACCTGGTGGGGGAGTAAGAACCGCAGCACTGGGATGGACGCG GTGTTTCCTGCCAACTCGGACCCAGAGACCCCAGTGCTGAACCTCCTGCCTGAGCCCCAGGTGGCCCGCTTCATTCGCCTGCTGCCCCAGACCTGGCTCCAGGGAGGTGCATCTTGCCTCCGGGCAGAGATCCTGGCCTGTCCAGTCTCAG ATCCTAACAGCCTGTTCCCTGAGGTCCCCATGCTGGGATCCTCCGACCCACTGGACTTCCGGCATCACGATTATAAGGCCATGAGGAAG CTGATGAAGCAGGTGAACGAGCAGTGCCCCAACATCACCCGCGTCTACAGCATCGGGAAGAGCCATCAGGGCCTGAAGCTGTATGTGATGGAAATGTCGGACCAGCCTGGGGAGCATGAGCTGG GAGAGCCTGAGGTGCGATACGTGGCCGGCATGCATGGGAACGAGGCCCTGGGGCGGGAGTTGCTCCTGCTCCTAATGCAGTTCCTGTGCCGCGAGTTCCTGAGAGGGGACCCGCGGGTGACCCGGCTGCTCACCGAGACACGCATTCACCTGCTGCCCTCCATGAACCCTGATGGCTATGAGACTGCCTTCCGCCGG GGCTCGGAGAtggtgggctgggcagagggccGCTGGAACCATCAGGGAATTGATCTTAACCATAATTTTGCTGACCTCAACACACCACTGTGGGAAGCAGAGGATGATGGGCTGGTGCCTGACACTGTCCCCAACCATCACCTGCCACTGCCTACTTACTACACCCTGCCCAATGCCACT GTGGCTCCTGAAACTCGGGCAGTGATCAGGTGGATGCAGCGGATCCCTTTTGTGCTAAGCGCCAACCTCCACGGGGGTGAGCTCGTGGTGTCCTACCCCTTCGACATGACTCGGACTCCATGGGCGGCCCGCGAACTCACACCTACCCCAGATGAGGCTGTGTTTCGCTGGCTCAGCACTGTCTATGCGGGCACTAATCGGGTCATGCAGGACCCAGATCGCCGACCCTGCCACAACCAGGACTTCTCCTTGTATGGCAACGTCATCAACGGGGCTGACTGGCACACAGTCCCTGGGA GCATGAATGACTTCAGTTACCTACACACCAACTGCTTTGAGGTCACTGTGGAGCTGTCCTGTGACAAGTTCCCTCATGAGAATGAGCTGCCCCAGGAATGGGAGAACAACAAAGATGCTCTTCTCACCTACCTGGAACAG GTGCGCATGGGCATTGCGGGAGTCGTGAGGGACAAGGACACGGAGCTCGGGATTGCTGATGCTGTCATTGCGGTGGATGGGATCAACCATGATGTAACAACgg CATGGGGTGGGGACTACTGGCGCCTGCTGACCCCTGGGGACTACATGGTGACCGCCAGTGCTGAGGGCTACCACACAGTGACACGGAGCTGCCGGGTCACCTTTGAAGAGGGCCCTGTGCCCTGCAATTTCCGTCTCACCAAGACTCCCAAACAGAGACTTCGCGAGCTGCTGGCAGCCGGGGCCAAGGTGCCCCCGGATCTTCGGAGGCGGCTGGAGCGGCTGAGGGGACAGAAGAATTAA
- the CPXM1 gene encoding probable carboxypeptidase X1 isoform X1, whose translation MWGLLLALAAFAPAVGLSLGAPSASVLGLAPAATTEAPVSTPAPRSSPAQPPAGKENGTSEQHIRIRVIRKKKVIVKKRKKLIRPIPPVTAMPSTTARPSTTARPSTTARPSTTTSPVGALDIPEKQEPGCPPLGLESLRVSDNQLDASSSQSFGLGPHRGRLNIQSGLEDGDLFDGAWCAEEQDVEPWLQVDARHPTRFSGIITQGRNSIWRYDWVTSYKVQFSNDSRTWWGSKNRSTGMDAVFPANSDPETPVLNLLPEPQVARFIRLLPQTWLQGGASCLRAEILACPVSADPNSLFPEVPMLGSSDPLDFRHHDYKAMRKLMKQVNEQCPNITRVYSIGKSHQGLKLYVMEMSDQPGEHELGEPEVRYVAGMHGNEALGRELLLLLMQFLCREFLRGDPRVTRLLTETRIHLLPSMNPDGYETAFRRGSEMVGWAEGRWNHQGIDLNHNFADLNTPLWEAEDDGLVPDTVPNHHLPLPTYYTLPNATVAPETRAVIRWMQRIPFVLSANLHGGELVVSYPFDMTRTPWAARELTPTPDEAVFRWLSTVYAGTNRVMQDPDRRPCHNQDFSLYGNVINGADWHTVPGSMNDFSYLHTNCFEVTVELSCDKFPHENELPQEWENNKDALLTYLEQVRMGIAGVVRDKDTELGIADAVIAVDGINHDVTTAWGGDYWRLLTPGDYMVTASAEGYHTVTRSCRVTFEEGPVPCNFRLTKTPKQRLRELLAAGAKVPPDLRRRLERLRGQKN comes from the exons ATGTGGGGTCTCCTGCTCGCCTTGGCCGCCTTCGCGCCTGCCGTCGGTTTAAGTCTGGGGGCACCCAGCGCCTCCGTGCTGGGCCTGGCGCCGGCCGCGACCACCGAGGCCCCGGTCTCGACCCCGGCCCCGCGTAGCAGCCCGGCACAGCCGCCCGCGGGGAAAGAGAACG GGACCTCAGAACAGCATATCCGGATTCGAGTCATCAGGAAGAAAAAGGTCATTGTGAAGAAGCGAAAGAAGCTAATTCGCCCCATACCCCCAGTGACTGCCATGCCTTCAACGACTGCCAGGCCTTCAACGACTGCCAGGCCTTCAACGACTGCCAGGCCTTCAACAACCACCAGCCCTGTAGGGGCCCTTGACATCCCTGAGAAGCAAGAACCAG gtTGTCCCCCTTTGGGCCTGGAGTCCCTGCGAGTTTCAGATAACCAGCTCGATGCATCTAGCAGCCAGTCCTTTGGTCTTGGACCACACCGAGGACGGCTCAACATCCAG TCAGGCCTGGAGGATGGTGATCTTTTTGATGGAGCGTGGTGTGCCGAGGAGCAGGACGTTGAGCCGTGGCTTCAGGTGGACGCCAGGCACCCCACCCGCTTCTCGGGCATTATCACCCAGGGCAGAAACTCCATCTGGAG GTATGACTGGGTCACATCTTACAAGGTCCAGTTCAGCAATGACAGTCGGACCTGGTGGGGGAGTAAGAACCGCAGCACTGGGATGGACGCG GTGTTTCCTGCCAACTCGGACCCAGAGACCCCAGTGCTGAACCTCCTGCCTGAGCCCCAGGTGGCCCGCTTCATTCGCCTGCTGCCCCAGACCTGGCTCCAGGGAGGTGCATCTTGCCTCCGGGCAGAGATCCTGGCCTGTCCAGTCTCAG CAGATCCTAACAGCCTGTTCCCTGAGGTCCCCATGCTGGGATCCTCCGACCCACTGGACTTCCGGCATCACGATTATAAGGCCATGAGGAAG CTGATGAAGCAGGTGAACGAGCAGTGCCCCAACATCACCCGCGTCTACAGCATCGGGAAGAGCCATCAGGGCCTGAAGCTGTATGTGATGGAAATGTCGGACCAGCCTGGGGAGCATGAGCTGG GAGAGCCTGAGGTGCGATACGTGGCCGGCATGCATGGGAACGAGGCCCTGGGGCGGGAGTTGCTCCTGCTCCTAATGCAGTTCCTGTGCCGCGAGTTCCTGAGAGGGGACCCGCGGGTGACCCGGCTGCTCACCGAGACACGCATTCACCTGCTGCCCTCCATGAACCCTGATGGCTATGAGACTGCCTTCCGCCGG GGCTCGGAGAtggtgggctgggcagagggccGCTGGAACCATCAGGGAATTGATCTTAACCATAATTTTGCTGACCTCAACACACCACTGTGGGAAGCAGAGGATGATGGGCTGGTGCCTGACACTGTCCCCAACCATCACCTGCCACTGCCTACTTACTACACCCTGCCCAATGCCACT GTGGCTCCTGAAACTCGGGCAGTGATCAGGTGGATGCAGCGGATCCCTTTTGTGCTAAGCGCCAACCTCCACGGGGGTGAGCTCGTGGTGTCCTACCCCTTCGACATGACTCGGACTCCATGGGCGGCCCGCGAACTCACACCTACCCCAGATGAGGCTGTGTTTCGCTGGCTCAGCACTGTCTATGCGGGCACTAATCGGGTCATGCAGGACCCAGATCGCCGACCCTGCCACAACCAGGACTTCTCCTTGTATGGCAACGTCATCAACGGGGCTGACTGGCACACAGTCCCTGGGA GCATGAATGACTTCAGTTACCTACACACCAACTGCTTTGAGGTCACTGTGGAGCTGTCCTGTGACAAGTTCCCTCATGAGAATGAGCTGCCCCAGGAATGGGAGAACAACAAAGATGCTCTTCTCACCTACCTGGAACAG GTGCGCATGGGCATTGCGGGAGTCGTGAGGGACAAGGACACGGAGCTCGGGATTGCTGATGCTGTCATTGCGGTGGATGGGATCAACCATGATGTAACAACgg CATGGGGTGGGGACTACTGGCGCCTGCTGACCCCTGGGGACTACATGGTGACCGCCAGTGCTGAGGGCTACCACACAGTGACACGGAGCTGCCGGGTCACCTTTGAAGAGGGCCCTGTGCCCTGCAATTTCCGTCTCACCAAGACTCCCAAACAGAGACTTCGCGAGCTGCTGGCAGCCGGGGCCAAGGTGCCCCCGGATCTTCGGAGGCGGCTGGAGCGGCTGAGGGGACAGAAGAATTAA
- the TMEM239 gene encoding transmembrane protein 239, with protein sequence MRNYIFGFTRLLSSLECPWREAQESLTSYSGSSLGWTPPQPGSQWGSSGEGGGVRVGLQGWLPGCPGRCRKQHDLGGCPEVPGISRAAPAAGLALSPGAPATMQQLRVETDAIGAGEGPQRAVPWSTWVTRDVWVRWCMCHMPPRLTQWWTTSGWRQPLQRVLWGLEGILYLLLALMLCHALFTTGSHLLSSLWPVVAAVWRHLLPAVLLLVLSALPALLFMASFLLLFSTLLSLVGLLTSMSHPGHAEDLDQ encoded by the exons ATGAGAAACTACATCTTTGGGTTCACAAGGCTCCTCAGCAGCCTGGAGTGTCCATGGAGAGAGGCTCAGGAAAGCCTCACATCCTACAGTGGTTCCTCTCTTGGctggaccccaccccagcctgggtcaCAATGGGGCTcctctggggagggtgggggagtaAGAGTGGGACTTCAAGGCTGGCTGCCAGGTTGTCCTGGGCGCTGCAGGAAGCAACATGACTTAGGTGGCT GCCCTGAGGTCCCAGGCATCTCCAGGGCTGCTCCTGCAGCTGGCCTGGCCCTCTCCCCAGGTGCACCAGCCACGATGCAGCAGCTGCGAGTGGAGACAGATGCCATCGGGGCCGGCGAGGGGCCACAGCGTGCAGTGCCCTGGTCGACCTGGGTCACACGGGATGTCTGGGTGCGCTGGTGCATGTGCCACATGCCCCCTCGCTTGACCCAGTGGTGGACCACATCGGGCTGGCGGCAACCGCTGCAGCGTGTGCTGTGGGGTCTGGAGGGGATCCTCTACCTGCTGCTGGCACTGATGCTGTGCCACGCGCTCTTCACCACCGGCTCCCACCTACTGAGCTCCTTGTGGCCCGTGGTGGCTGCAGTGTGGCGCCATCTGCTACCGGCTGTCCTGCTGCTGGTGCTCAGTGCCCTCCCCGCCCTGCTCTTCatggcctccttcctgctgcttttctccACACTGCTGAGCCTCGTGGGCCTCCTCACCTCCATGTCTCACCCAGGCCACGCTGAGGACTTGGACCAATAG